In Candidatus Defluviilinea proxima, a single genomic region encodes these proteins:
- a CDS encoding class I SAM-dependent methyltransferase → MNSATAVRLIELNRDFYTRFGDSFSATRHRIQPGVRRVLESLNGDENILDLGCGNGWFARELADRSHRGSYLGLDFSLPLLRDAESIPKTFSAKFLQIDLAELSPSSEQLSVISQYTDTCSLITCFATLHHIPSRELRLNILRTVHKLLSQDGLFIHSNWQFLNSEKLKARIQPWERVAVSRSDIDANDYLLDWRSGGEGLRYVHHFDAGELQELANATGFDVISAFYSDGDTGNLGLYQVWKKL, encoded by the coding sequence ATGAATTCAGCCACAGCTGTGCGATTGATCGAACTTAATCGTGATTTTTACACTCGTTTCGGCGATTCCTTCTCGGCGACTCGTCATCGCATTCAGCCCGGTGTCCGCCGTGTGCTTGAATCTCTAAATGGGGACGAGAACATATTGGATTTGGGATGCGGCAATGGCTGGTTTGCCCGCGAATTAGCAGATCGCAGCCACCGCGGTTCGTATCTGGGCCTCGACTTTAGCCTGCCTCTGCTCCGAGATGCAGAGTCGATCCCGAAAACTTTTTCTGCCAAATTCTTGCAGATCGATCTTGCTGAGTTATCTCCAAGTAGTGAACAGTTATCAGTTATCAGTCAATACACCGATACCTGCTCACTGATAACTTGTTTCGCAACGCTTCATCACATCCCATCTCGCGAACTTCGTTTGAATATTTTGCGTACTGTCCATAAATTGTTAAGCCAAGACGGGCTCTTTATCCACTCTAACTGGCAGTTTTTAAACAGCGAAAAGCTCAAAGCGAGAATCCAGCCATGGGAACGAGTAGCAGTCTCAAGGTCCGATATAGACGCGAACGATTACTTGCTCGATTGGCGAAGCGGAGGGGAAGGCCTGCGGTATGTCCACCACTTTGATGCAGGCGAATTGCAAGAATTAGCAAATGCAACGGGTTT